A genome region from Brassica oleracea var. oleracea cultivar TO1000 chromosome C2, BOL, whole genome shotgun sequence includes the following:
- the LOC106323991 gene encoding uncharacterized protein LOC106323991: MELGKYDVIFRPATSIKSQVLADFVAEFSPALLPALELEVRLRGKTKEEGEWILHVDGSSNVRGAGVGIVLTSLTRDTASRAVRCNFKATNNEREFEALIAGLTLAHQMGAENIQVFGDSQLIINQVQGEYQTKDDSMIQYLAVTQRLIKKFKSCKLTQIPREQNSQADALANLGSALKTNSQMSIPMLVLQWPATLEELPSEEVSAVEEGETWITPLVRYLEADILPEDRNEARKIKKRAARYCISQEKLYQSSFSEAEAWCSEPEGQVTTGPRWSPTPSDKPSTVTSAKGTLQSPSFPRRTSSP; this comes from the exons ATGGAACTAGGGAAGTACGACGTAATATTTCGACCCGCCACGTCTATAAAGTCACAGGTCCTAGCAGACTTCGTGGCTGAATTCTCCCCTGCCTTGCTCCCAGCTTTGGAGCTGGAGGTACGCCTCCGAGGCAAAACTAAGGAAGAGGGAGAATGGATCCTGCACGTTGATGGATCCAGTAACGTCAGAGGAGCTGGAGTGGGGATAGTGCTTACCTCGCTAACAAGGGACACAGCCTCAAGGGCCGTGAGATGTAACTTCAAAGCAACCAACAACGAGCGCGAGTTTGAGGCCCTAATCGCAGGTCTAACCCTTGCCCACCAAATGGGGGCAGAGAATATCCAAGTCTTCGGCGACTCCCAGCTGATAATAAACCAGGTACAGGGAGAGTACCAAACAAAAGACGACAGCATGATCCAGTATCTGGCGGTCACTCAGCGACTAATCAAGAAGTTCAAGAGCTGCAAACTCACTCAAATCCCCCGAGAACAAAACTCGCAAGCCGATGCCCTGGCTAATCTAGGGTCCGCCCTCAAAACGAACAGCCAGATGAGTATCCCCATGCTCGTGCTCCAATGGCCAGCTACCTTGGAGGAACTCCCGTCAGAGGAGGTCTCTGCCGTCGAAGAAGGTGAAACCTGGATTACCCCCTTAGTTCGGTACCTGGAGGCCGACATCCTCCCGGAGGACCGCAACGAGGCCAGGAAGATCAAGAAGCGAGCCGCAAGGTATTGTATCTCCCAGGAGAAGCTGTACCAGAGCTCTTTCTCTG AGGCAGAAGCCTGGTGCTCAGAGCCAGAAGGGCAGGTTACAACTGGCCCACGATGGTCGCCGACGCCGTCAGACAAGCCAAGCACTGTGACCAGTGCCAAAGGCACGCTCCAGTCTCCAAGCTTCCCCCGGAGAACCTCAAGTCCATAA